One genomic segment of Gopherus flavomarginatus isolate rGopFla2 chromosome 11, rGopFla2.mat.asm, whole genome shotgun sequence includes these proteins:
- the LOC127031623 gene encoding baculoviral IAP repeat-containing protein 7-like, producing MENSFSPEEIRSGQRHFQLSKTSMRSEEKRLRTFRQWPESSPVSATDLAKAGFFFLGPGDRVQCFCCGGILRSWEAEDQPMREHQKFFPTCKFICGEDVGNQQMLPFLEILDYVDGQILSLLQRMDVEEAALPSQPEYPEMETEAMRLATFQSWPPYTELYPEQLARAGFFYTGQGDTVRCFYCDGSLRNWELGDDPWREHAKWFPRCEFLLQSRGRDFVSSVQDSDFNAPGGSWQRAEQDPPVPQDSMGNRELSSPPLDQSSIVQNVLQMGFDHSLVMSLVQSRHLLTGTCYLSVSELVLDLLQVDGEESSSAEERECTERETGMPGQRRETQAECSKESAEPPLSTEEQLRRLQEERMCKVCMDKDVSIVFVPCGHLVVCAECAPSLRRCPICRAVIRGSVRTFMS from the exons ATGGAGAACAGCTTTTCCCCAGAGGAGATCAGGTCTGGGCAAAGGCATTTTCAGCTGTCTAAGACCAGCATGCGGAGCGAGGAGAAGAGACTGAGGACTTTCCGGCAGTGGCCAGAAAGCTcacctgtctctgccacagacctgGCTAAGGCTGGCTTTTTCTTCCTGGGTCCTGGCGACCGAGTGCAGTGCTTCTGCTGTGGTGGTATCTTGAGGAGCTGGGAGGCTGAGGATCAACCCATGCGAGAGCACCAAAAATTTTTTCCTACCTGTAAGTTCATCTGTGGTGAAGATGTTGGCAACCAGCAGATGCTCCCCTTTCTGGAGATCTTGGACTATGTGGATGGTCAGATTCTCAGCCTCCTACAGAGGATGGATGTGGAAGAAGCAGCCCTGCCCAGTCAACCAGAATACCCGGAGATGGAAACAGAGGCGATGCGACTAGCCACTTTCCAGAGCTGGCCACCGTACACAGAGCTGTATCCTGAGCAACTGGCCAGAGCAGGGTTCTTCTATACAG GTCAAGGTGACACTGTGAGGTGTTTTTACTGTGATGGCAGCTTAAGGAACTGGGAGCTTGGAGATGACCCCTGGAGGGAACATGCCAAATGGTTTCCAAG GTGTGAGTTTTTGCTGCAGTCAAGGGGCAGAGACTTTGTTAGCAGTGTTCAGGACTCTGACTTCAACGCTCCA GGAGGCTCCTGGCAACGGGCTGAACAAGATCCCCCTGTACCCCAAG ATTCTATGGGGAATCGGGAATTGTCATCTCCTCCTCTGGATCAGTCTTCCATAGTGCAGAATGTCCTGCAGATGGGCTTTGACCACAGCTTGGTGATGAGCTTGGTCCAGAGTAGACACCTGCTGACTGGCACCTGCTACTTATCTGTGTCGGAACTGGTCTTGGATCTGCTTCAGGTAGATGGGGAAgagagcagcagtgcagaagaaagaG AGTGTACGGAGAGAGAGACAGGTATGCCAGGACAGAGACGAGAGACACAGGCTGAGTGCTCAAAAGAATCAG CAGAGCCTCCACTGAGTACGGAGGAGCAGCTGCGACGGCTGCAGGAGGAGAGGATGTGCAAAGTGTGCATGGACAAAGATGTGTCCATTGTATTCGTTCCTTGTGGCCACTTGGTGGTGTGTGCAGAATGTGCCCCCAGCCTGAGACGATGCCCCATTTGCAGAGCGGTCATCAGGGGAAGTGTGAGGACTTTCATGTCCTGA